One genomic window of Mus caroli chromosome 12, CAROLI_EIJ_v1.1, whole genome shotgun sequence includes the following:
- the Bdkrb2 gene encoding B2 bradykinin receptor yields MPCSWKLLGFLSVHEPMPTTASFGIEMFNVTTQVLGSALNGTLSKDNCPNTEWWSWLNAIQAPFLWVLFLLAALENLFVLSVFFLHKNSCTVAEIYLGNLAAADLILACGLPFWAITIANNFDWVFGEVLCRVVNTMIYMNLYSSICFLMLVSIDRYLALVKTMSMGRMRGVRWAKLYSLVIWGCTLLLSSPMLVFRTMREYSEEGHNVTACVIVYPSRSWEVFTNVLLNLVGFLLPLSVITFCTVRILQVLRNNEMKKFKEVQTERKATVLVLAVLGLFVLCWVPFQISTFLDTLLRLGVLSGCWDEHAVDVITQISSYVAYSNSGLNPLVYVIVGKRFRKKSREVYRVLCQKGGCMGEPVQMENSMGTLRTSISVERQIHKLQDWAGKKE; encoded by the exons ATGCCCTGCTCCTGGAAGCTACTCGGGTTTCTGTCGGTGCATGAGCCCATGCCCACCACGGCCTCGTTTGG CATCGAAATGTTCAACGTCACCACACAAGTCCTCGGGTCTGCTCTTAACGGGACCCTTTCGAAGGACAACTGCCCAAACACCGAGTGGTGGAGTTGGCTCAATGCCATCCAGGCCCCCTTCCTCTGGGTCCTCTTCCTGCTGGCCGCACTGGAGAACCTCTTTGTCCTCAGCGTGTTCTTCCTGCACAAGAACAGCTGCACTGTGGCGGAGATCTACCTGGGCAACCTGGCAGCGGCGGACCTCATCCTGGCCTGCGGGTTACCTTTCTGGGCCATCACCATCGCCAATAACTTCGACTGGGTGTTTGGAGAGGTGTTGTGCCGGGTGGTGAACACCATGATCTACATGAACTTGTACAGCAGCATCTGCTTCCTGATGCTCGTGAGTATCGACCGCTACCTGGCGCTGGTGAAGACCATGTCCATGGGCCGGATGCGCGGGGTGCGCTGGGCCAAACTCTACAGCCTGGTGATCTGGGGCTGTACACTGCTTCTGAGTTCACCCATGTTGGTGTTCAGGACCATGAGGGAATACAGCGAAGAGGGCCACAATGTCACTGCCTGCGTCATCGTCTACCCGTCCCGCTCCTGGGAAGTGTTCACCAACGTGCTGCTGAACCTGGTGGGTTTCCTCCTGCCCCTGAGCGTCATCACCTTCTGCACGGTGCGCATTTTGCAGGTGCTGAGGAACAATGAGATGAAGAAGTTCAAGGAGGTCCAGACAGAGAGGAAGGCCACCGTGCTGGTGCTGGCCGTTCTGGGGCTCTTCGTGTTATGTTGGGTGCCTTTCCAGATCAGCACCTTCCTGGACACACTGCTGCGTCTTGGCGTGCTGTCAGGATGCTGGGACGAGCACGCTGTAGATGTCATCACGCAGATCAGTTCCTACGTGGCCTACAGCAACAGCGGCCTCAACCCACTGGTGTACGTGATCGTGGGCAAGCGCTTCCGGAAGAAGTCCCGAGAGGTGTACCGGGTGCTGTGCCAGAAGGGAGGCTGCATGGGAGAACCCGTCCAGATGGAGAACTCCATGGGGACTTTGAGAACCTCAATCTCCGTGGAACGGCAGATCCACAAGCTGCAGGACTGGgcagggaagaaagaatga